From Streptomyces qinzhouensis, one genomic window encodes:
- a CDS encoding molybdenum cofactor biosynthesis protein MoaE, with translation MTTRHDHPGERAAHDPLRLLAVRDAPLSVDEVFAAVGDPAAGGTALFVGTVRNHDAGSDVDALGYSCHPTAEAELRRVAEKIAADFPVRALAAVHRVGDLEVGDIAVIVAVSCPHRAEAFEACRRLIDDLKREVPIWKHQTFSDGTEEWVGS, from the coding sequence ATGACGACCAGGCACGATCACCCCGGCGAGCGGGCGGCGCACGATCCGCTGCGGCTCCTCGCCGTCCGCGACGCCCCCCTCTCCGTCGACGAGGTCTTCGCCGCCGTCGGCGACCCCGCCGCGGGTGGTACGGCGCTGTTCGTCGGCACCGTGCGCAACCACGACGCCGGATCCGACGTCGACGCCCTCGGCTACTCGTGCCACCCCACCGCCGAGGCCGAGCTCCGGCGGGTCGCCGAGAAGATCGCCGCGGACTTCCCGGTCCGTGCCCTGGCCGCCGTGCACCGGGTCGGGGATCTCGAGGTCGGCGATATCGCGGTGATCGTCGCCGTCTCCTGCCCCCATCGCGCCGAGGCCTTCGAGGCCTGCCGCAGGCTGATCGACGACCTCAAACGCGAGGTCCCGATCTGGAAGCACCAGACGTTCTCCGACGGCACCGAGGAGTGGGTCGGCTCCTGA
- a CDS encoding TerD family protein, translating to MAREFQRGHKAKISDLTAGTDLYVGVSIAAPGLTFDISCFGLDAAEKLSDDRYFIFFNQPKSPEESIQLLGSQSGDTESFRVSLDRIPAHITKLSFTATIDGDGRMSQVGPGYIRIVAGGEEVARYPFTGAEFSTERAVMLADFYLKDVWRFAAVGQGFDGGLDALLRNFGGEVAEDQPAAAPPQAPAAPQAPAPAPAFAAPPPLQPVAQPPQAYAPQPGQPAPAPAFGGPVAAPVVPPAAVPPAATMPPGAVPPPVQPPFGQVPGQAPVQPPFGQVPGQGPVQPPFGQVPGQAPVQPPFGQAPGQAPVQPPFGQAPGQGPVQPPFGQVPGQMPGAVPPPGTGAFVQQAPFAYGQTGVQGQPAGIPQGVPAAGAGLNAALQAYRETPTGQRWTPQNQHLMRVDVAMGGTGVLARSGSMVMYQGKIDFGHKSGGFVGRVVGNATGQEMQLMRCTGRGQIFLAEDNAHLHPIELQGDAICVSAENVLAFDESLQYEVRRIEGHGIPGGVLFTLQFQGTGTVVVKTHGTPVILPVTAATFADTNAIVAWSAAAQVKLASQVRLRRNSYPGHSGETVNLQFRGAPGNFIVVQPYEV from the coding sequence ATGGCCAGGGAATTCCAACGCGGCCACAAGGCCAAGATCAGTGATCTCACTGCGGGTACGGATCTGTACGTCGGCGTATCGATCGCCGCCCCCGGTCTGACCTTCGACATCAGTTGCTTCGGACTGGACGCCGCCGAAAAGCTCTCCGACGACCGGTACTTCATCTTCTTCAACCAGCCGAAGTCGCCCGAGGAGTCCATCCAGTTGCTCGGTTCCCAGTCCGGGGACACCGAATCCTTCCGGGTGAGTCTCGACCGTATTCCGGCGCACATCACCAAGCTCAGCTTCACCGCCACCATCGACGGCGACGGCCGGATGTCACAGGTCGGGCCGGGGTACATCCGGATCGTGGCCGGTGGCGAAGAGGTCGCCCGCTATCCCTTCACCGGCGCGGAGTTCAGCACCGAGCGCGCGGTGATGCTGGCCGATTTCTATCTCAAGGACGTCTGGCGGTTCGCCGCCGTCGGACAGGGCTTCGACGGCGGACTGGACGCGCTGCTGCGGAACTTCGGCGGTGAGGTCGCCGAGGACCAGCCCGCCGCCGCACCGCCGCAGGCCCCCGCCGCGCCTCAGGCCCCCGCCCCCGCGCCGGCGTTCGCGGCGCCGCCGCCGCTCCAGCCCGTGGCGCAGCCGCCCCAGGCGTACGCTCCCCAGCCCGGGCAGCCGGCGCCCGCGCCCGCATTCGGCGGGCCCGTCGCGGCACCCGTCGTCCCGCCCGCCGCGGTGCCTCCCGCAGCGACGATGCCGCCCGGTGCCGTACCGCCGCCCGTCCAGCCGCCGTTCGGCCAGGTCCCCGGCCAGGCTCCGGTCCAGCCGCCGTTCGGCCAGGTCCCCGGCCAAGGTCCGGTCCAGCCGCCGTTCGGCCAGGTCCCCGGCCAGGCTCCGGTCCAGCCGCCGTTCGGCCAAGCTCCCGGCCAGGCTCCGGTCCAGCCGCCGTTCGGCCAAGCTCCCGGTCAAGGTCCCGTCCAGCCGCCGTTCGGTCAGGTTCCCGGCCAGATGCCCGGGGCGGTCCCGCCGCCCGGCACCGGTGCCTTTGTCCAGCAGGCGCCCTTCGCGTACGGCCAGACCGGCGTCCAGGGACAGCCCGCCGGCATCCCGCAGGGCGTCCCCGCCGCGGGCGCGGGACTGAACGCGGCCCTCCAGGCCTATCGGGAGACCCCCACCGGCCAGCGCTGGACACCGCAGAACCAGCACCTCATGCGGGTCGACGTCGCCATGGGCGGCACCGGCGTCCTCGCCCGCAGCGGCAGCATGGTGATGTACCAAGGCAAGATCGACTTCGGCCACAAGAGCGGCGGCTTCGTCGGCCGGGTCGTCGGCAACGCAACGGGCCAGGAGATGCAGCTCATGCGCTGTACCGGCCGAGGCCAGATCTTTCTCGCCGAGGACAACGCACATCTCCACCCCATCGAACTCCAGGGCGACGCGATCTGCGTCTCCGCCGAGAACGTCCTCGCGTTCGACGAGTCCCTCCAGTACGAGGTCCGCCGTATCGAGGGCCACGGCATCCCCGGCGGAGTGCTGTTCACCCTCCAGTTCCAGGGCACCGGCACCGTCGTCGTCAAGACCCACGGCACCCCGGTCATCCTCCCGGTCACCGCCGCCACCTTCGCGGACACCAACGCGATCGTGGCCTGGTCCGCGGCCGCGCAGGTGAAACTCGCGTCCCAGGTGCGGCTGCGCCGCAACTCCTACCCCGGACACAGCGGCGAGACCGTCAACCTCCAGTTCCGGGGCGCCCCCGGCAACTTCATCGTCGTCCAGCCCTACGAGGTCTGA
- a CDS encoding NUDIX hydrolase: MSLHDDAVLVLKAYRDGGDPGQEELRQRYLDHLAARPDGLWKACGAGHLTASALIVDPERERVLLTLHRKLGRWLQMGGHCEPGDPTLAAAALREATEESGIPGLTLLPAGGAEPVRLDRHPIPAPCHWHLDVQYAALAPTGAAARISEESLDLRWFGYDEVAGVADTSVVRLLERTRAVL, encoded by the coding sequence GTGAGCCTGCACGACGACGCCGTCCTCGTACTGAAGGCCTATCGGGACGGCGGTGACCCGGGCCAGGAAGAGTTGCGGCAGCGGTATCTGGACCATCTGGCGGCCCGTCCGGACGGGCTGTGGAAGGCGTGCGGCGCGGGGCATCTGACGGCGAGCGCCCTGATCGTGGATCCGGAGCGGGAGCGGGTGCTGCTGACCCTCCACCGGAAGCTGGGCAGGTGGCTCCAGATGGGCGGACACTGCGAGCCGGGCGATCCGACGCTGGCCGCGGCGGCGCTGCGGGAGGCCACGGAGGAGTCGGGCATTCCGGGGCTGACGCTGCTGCCGGCCGGTGGCGCGGAGCCGGTGCGGCTCGACCGGCATCCGATTCCGGCGCCGTGCCACTGGCATCTGGACGTGCAGTACGCGGCGCTGGCCCCGACGGGTGCGGCGGCCCGGATCAGCGAGGAGTCGCTCGACCTGCGCTGGTTCGGTTACGACGAGGTGGCGGGGGTCGCGGACACCTCGGTCGTCCGCCTGCTGGAGCGGACCCGGGCCGTGCTGTAG
- a CDS encoding YlbL family protein, translated as MPRRTATMLASTLIAVALLCAGILIPVKYAEMSPGPTVNTLGDAGGEPVLRIDGRKTYPASGHLNMTTVRVTGADYRMNLVEAVHGWLAHDNVVVPHDTLYPDGQTEEQSTQENAEEFSQSQESAKVAALKQLKIPVSSRVVVATVVKGTPAEDRLHAGDVIKAVDGTAVKEPGDVAKLVTKRRPGQDVVFTIVPAKEAAAAEKAGREPVATEDITLTTAKAEGADRAIVGIQAGTDHTFPFTIDINLADVGGPSAGLMFALGIVDKLTPGDMTGGKFVAGTGTIDDAGRVGPIGGIAMKLVGARAAGAQYFLTPADNCEAATEDIPKGLTLVKVDTIADAAKSLEKIKSGDRTGLPSCARS; from the coding sequence ATGCCACGCCGCACCGCGACGATGCTCGCATCCACGCTGATCGCCGTCGCGCTGCTGTGCGCCGGGATCCTGATCCCGGTGAAGTACGCGGAGATGTCACCGGGCCCCACGGTCAACACCCTGGGCGACGCCGGCGGCGAACCGGTTCTGCGGATCGACGGCCGCAAGACCTATCCGGCGTCCGGTCATCTCAACATGACCACGGTCCGGGTCACCGGCGCCGACTACCGGATGAACCTCGTCGAGGCCGTCCACGGCTGGCTGGCCCACGACAACGTCGTCGTTCCGCACGACACGCTCTACCCCGACGGGCAGACCGAGGAACAGTCCACCCAGGAGAACGCCGAGGAGTTCAGCCAGTCCCAGGAGAGCGCCAAGGTCGCCGCCCTGAAGCAGCTGAAGATCCCCGTCTCCTCGCGGGTCGTGGTCGCCACGGTCGTCAAGGGCACCCCCGCCGAGGACCGGCTGCACGCCGGTGACGTGATCAAGGCCGTCGACGGTACGGCGGTCAAGGAGCCCGGCGACGTGGCCAAGCTGGTCACCAAGCGCCGGCCCGGCCAGGACGTGGTCTTCACGATCGTCCCGGCGAAGGAGGCGGCCGCGGCCGAGAAGGCGGGCCGGGAGCCCGTCGCGACGGAGGACATCACCCTCACGACCGCCAAGGCCGAGGGCGCCGACCGGGCGATCGTCGGCATCCAGGCCGGAACCGACCACACCTTCCCGTTCACCATCGACATCAACCTCGCCGATGTGGGCGGCCCCAGCGCCGGGCTGATGTTCGCCCTCGGCATCGTCGACAAGCTCACCCCCGGCGATATGACCGGCGGGAAGTTCGTGGCGGGCACCGGCACCATCGACGACGCCGGACGGGTCGGGCCGATCGGCGGCATCGCCATGAAGCTGGTGGGCGCCAGGGCCGCCGGCGCCCAGTACTTCCTCACCCCGGCCGACAACTGCGAGGCCGCGACCGAGGACATCCCCAAGGGGCTGACGCTGGTCAAGGTCGACACCATCGCCGACGCGGCCAAGTCCCTGGAGAAGATCAAATCCGGCGACCGGACGGGCCTGCCGTCCTGCGCCAGGAGCTGA
- a CDS encoding AIM24 family protein: protein MQSPLFAYGEQQTQERIAVQNPQLLRITLQGNDDILARKGAMVAYQGLIDFDGEYQSTSERSKRERTGEGLDLMRCSGQGTVYLANLAQYIHVVDLDSGGLTVDSAYVLALDPGLQTEVLAVDSEYGISGSGKYQLNITGQGKVALMTSGQPLMLPVTAQAPVNVDSDAIVAWSTQLRVQMEAPTTSTSVRTRRGSTGEGWELSFLGQGFVLVQPSEVMPPQNAQIGEGVRGQFGADGRNRTNAWN from the coding sequence ATGCAGAGCCCACTTTTCGCCTATGGCGAGCAGCAGACCCAGGAACGCATCGCCGTCCAGAATCCGCAGTTGCTGCGGATCACCCTCCAGGGCAACGACGACATCCTCGCCCGCAAGGGCGCCATGGTCGCCTACCAAGGGCTGATCGACTTCGACGGCGAGTACCAGAGCACCAGCGAACGCAGTAAACGCGAGCGCACCGGGGAGGGCCTCGACCTGATGCGCTGCTCCGGCCAGGGCACGGTCTATCTCGCCAACCTCGCCCAGTACATCCACGTCGTGGATCTCGACAGCGGCGGGCTGACCGTCGACAGCGCCTATGTCCTCGCGCTCGACCCCGGTCTGCAGACGGAGGTCCTCGCGGTGGACAGCGAGTACGGGATCTCCGGCTCCGGCAAGTACCAGCTCAACATCACCGGCCAGGGCAAGGTCGCCCTGATGACCTCCGGGCAGCCGCTGATGCTCCCGGTGACCGCCCAGGCACCGGTGAACGTCGACTCGGACGCCATCGTGGCCTGGTCGACCCAACTGCGGGTGCAGATGGAGGCGCCGACGACCTCCACCAGCGTCCGCACCCGCCGCGGCAGCACCGGAGAGGGCTGGGAGCTGAGCTTCCTCGGCCAGGGTTTCGTCCTGGTGCAGCCCAGTGAGGTGATGCCGCCGCAGAACGCGCAGATCGGTGAGGGAGTACGCGGCCAGTTCGGCGCCGACGGACGCAACCGCACCAACGCCTGGAACTGA
- a CDS encoding zinc-dependent metalloprotease, whose product MSDTPFGFGLPPEEPEDGDEGRKKDPAGGGSGAGGSSPQNPQNPFGFGTGPGGADNPFAGMFGSFDPQDLGAAFQQLGQMLSYEGGPVNWDMAKQIARQTVSQGTADGVKDASVGPADRTAVEEALRLADVWLDGVTSLPSGASTAVAWSRAEWVEATLPAWKQLVDPVAERVGTAMGGVLPEEMQAMAGPLIGMMRSMGGAMFGQQIGQAMGVLAGEVVGSTDIGLPLGPAGKAALLPLNVEALGKDLGVPKDEVRLYLALREAAHQRLFAHVPWLRSHLFGAVEGYARGIKVDTSKLEDVVGQFDPTHPEQLQEALQQGMFQPEDTPQQKAALARLETALALVEGWVDAVVHEAASNRLTSASALRETLRRRRASGGPAEQTFATLIGLQLRPRRLRDASRLWASLTDARGMDGRDALWEHPDMLPTATDLDDPDGFVHREQLDFSELDRILGEAASGGKPSGDATESDDTGRSGSGDDGDGKGTPGTDPEDSGR is encoded by the coding sequence GTGAGTGACACCCCATTCGGATTCGGCCTTCCGCCGGAGGAGCCGGAGGACGGCGACGAGGGCAGGAAGAAGGACCCCGCGGGCGGTGGCAGCGGCGCCGGCGGTTCGTCCCCGCAGAATCCGCAGAATCCCTTCGGTTTCGGGACCGGCCCCGGTGGCGCCGACAATCCCTTCGCCGGCATGTTCGGGTCCTTCGATCCCCAGGACCTGGGTGCCGCCTTCCAGCAGCTCGGCCAGATGCTGAGCTACGAGGGCGGCCCGGTGAACTGGGACATGGCCAAGCAGATCGCCCGCCAGACCGTCTCCCAGGGGACGGCGGACGGTGTCAAGGACGCCTCCGTCGGCCCCGCCGACCGTACGGCGGTGGAGGAGGCACTGCGGCTGGCCGATGTCTGGCTGGACGGGGTGACGTCCTTGCCGTCCGGCGCGAGCACCGCGGTGGCCTGGAGCCGTGCCGAGTGGGTGGAGGCGACGCTTCCGGCCTGGAAGCAGCTGGTCGACCCGGTCGCCGAGCGGGTCGGTACGGCCATGGGCGGGGTGCTGCCCGAGGAGATGCAGGCCATGGCGGGCCCGCTGATCGGCATGATGCGCTCCATGGGCGGGGCGATGTTCGGCCAGCAGATCGGGCAGGCGATGGGCGTCCTCGCGGGTGAGGTCGTCGGCTCCACGGACATCGGTCTGCCGCTGGGCCCGGCCGGGAAGGCCGCCCTGCTGCCGCTGAACGTGGAGGCGCTCGGTAAGGACCTCGGGGTCCCGAAGGACGAGGTGCGGCTGTATCTGGCCCTGCGCGAGGCGGCCCATCAGCGGCTCTTCGCCCATGTGCCGTGGCTGCGCTCCCATCTGTTCGGCGCCGTCGAGGGGTACGCCCGCGGGATCAAGGTCGATACGTCGAAGCTGGAGGATGTGGTCGGACAGTTCGACCCGACGCATCCCGAGCAGTTGCAGGAGGCTCTCCAGCAGGGCATGTTCCAGCCGGAGGACACACCGCAGCAGAAGGCGGCGCTGGCCCGGCTGGAGACGGCCCTGGCCCTGGTCGAGGGCTGGGTGGACGCGGTGGTGCACGAGGCCGCGTCGAACCGGCTGACCTCCGCTTCCGCGCTGCGGGAGACCCTGCGGAGGCGGCGGGCCTCGGGCGGTCCGGCGGAGCAGACCTTCGCCACACTGATCGGGCTCCAGTTGCGCCCGCGCCGGCTGCGGGACGCCTCACGGCTGTGGGCCTCGCTGACGGACGCCCGCGGGATGGACGGACGCGATGCGCTGTGGGAGCACCCGGACATGCTGCCGACGGCCACCGACCTCGACGACCCGGACGGTTTCGTCCACCGGGAGCAGCTCGACTTCTCGGAGCTGGACCGGATACTGGGCGAGGCCGCGTCCGGCGGGAAGCCCTCCGGCGATGCCACGGAGAGTGACGACACCGGCCGTAGCGGGAGCGGTGACGACGGTGACGGGAAGGGCACGCCGGGGACGGATCCGGAGGATTCGGGCCGGTGA
- a CDS encoding AIM24 family protein gives MNQQLAGYAPTPLAARMENHGRTMLKVAMATGHDLYARTGSMVAYEGFVQYEANPPSAQQAVAQWATGEGAPIMRCHGDGVLYLADYGADVVVIYLNNDSLSVNGSNVLAFDAHLEWSVQKVKGMAKLAGTGLWNVEIAGTGWVALTSRGTPIVVDCGRGQDETYVDPDALVAWSPHLKVKAKRSMKAGALIGRGTGEAYQMAFSGEGIVVVQPSEDNTDRLRIRG, from the coding sequence ATGAACCAGCAACTCGCGGGCTACGCCCCGACCCCCCTCGCGGCCCGGATGGAGAACCACGGCCGCACCATGCTCAAGGTGGCCATGGCCACCGGCCACGATCTGTACGCCCGCACCGGCTCCATGGTCGCCTACGAGGGCTTCGTCCAGTACGAGGCCAATCCGCCCTCCGCGCAGCAGGCCGTGGCCCAGTGGGCGACCGGCGAAGGCGCGCCGATCATGCGCTGTCACGGCGACGGCGTTCTCTACCTCGCCGACTACGGCGCCGATGTGGTCGTCATCTACCTCAACAACGACTCCCTCTCCGTCAACGGCTCCAATGTGCTCGCCTTCGACGCCCACCTCGAGTGGAGCGTCCAGAAGGTCAAGGGCATGGCCAAACTCGCCGGCACCGGTCTGTGGAACGTGGAGATCGCGGGCACCGGCTGGGTCGCCCTGACCTCCCGGGGCACGCCCATCGTCGTCGACTGCGGCCGCGGCCAGGACGAGACGTACGTCGACCCGGACGCCCTCGTCGCCTGGTCGCCGCATCTGAAGGTGAAGGCGAAGCGGAGCATGAAGGCCGGTGCCCTTATCGGGCGCGGCACCGGAGAGGCGTACCAGATGGCCTTCTCCGGGGAGGGCATCGTCGTCGTCCAGCCCAGCGAGGACAACACCGACCGGCTGCGGATCCGGGGCTGA
- a CDS encoding PPA1309 family protein, which yields MSNESSSASPVSPSSPGPIAASPLTRAVLEIDEYAATLGWDQPARLFALVDTAALRAQEPALAEQLGLEGDDDTASPLTPVEQDEIPAGTPLDEFLATIAWPGAVAGCALTVERQMLPPSAEASVPEKLNDAALARWVAKHPDRQEVRMTVAVLRDGARESALRLREKDSATDVLTGRDLVPGLSEALAATFEA from the coding sequence ATGTCCAATGAATCCTCCTCCGCTTCCCCCGTCTCGCCGTCGTCGCCGGGACCGATCGCCGCGAGCCCGCTGACCCGGGCCGTCCTGGAGATCGACGAGTACGCGGCCACGCTCGGCTGGGACCAGCCCGCGCGGCTCTTCGCCCTGGTCGACACGGCCGCACTGCGCGCCCAGGAGCCCGCGCTGGCCGAACAGCTCGGCCTGGAAGGCGACGACGACACGGCGTCGCCGCTGACGCCCGTCGAGCAGGACGAGATCCCGGCGGGTACGCCGCTCGACGAGTTCCTCGCCACGATCGCCTGGCCGGGCGCGGTGGCCGGCTGCGCCCTGACGGTGGAGCGGCAGATGCTGCCCCCGTCGGCGGAAGCGTCCGTTCCGGAGAAGCTGAACGACGCGGCCCTCGCCCGGTGGGTGGCGAAGCACCCGGACCGGCAGGAGGTCCGGATGACCGTGGCGGTGCTGCGGGACGGGGCGCGGGAGTCGGCGCTGCGGCTGCGTGAGAAGGACTCCGCCACCGATGTCCTCACCGGCCGGGATCTGGTGCCGGGGCTGTCGGAGGCGCTGGCGGCGACCTTCGAGGCGTAG
- a CDS encoding M48 family metallopeptidase, translated as MSAEPSSRFAGRTPPRGGESPRRSATGRVPRGTGASAVEVRRSARRSRTVSAYREGDRTIVLIPARMSEAEERRWVGVMLDKLAAQESRRILGDGELAERAERLSAQYLDGRARPASVRWVTNQNTRWGSCTPAEGSIRLSHRLQGMPEYVVDYVLVHELAHLLVPGHGPGFWRLLEAYPRTERARGYLEGVVAAQRLPRVHPEPQD; from the coding sequence GTGTCCGCCGAACCCTCATCCCGTTTCGCCGGGCGGACTCCGCCGCGCGGCGGGGAAAGCCCGCGGCGCAGTGCGACCGGCCGCGTCCCCCGAGGCACTGGGGCGAGCGCGGTCGAGGTCCGCAGGAGCGCCCGCCGCAGCCGGACCGTCTCCGCCTACCGCGAGGGCGACCGTACGATCGTGCTGATCCCGGCCCGGATGTCGGAGGCCGAGGAGCGGCGGTGGGTCGGAGTGATGCTCGACAAACTCGCCGCGCAGGAGAGCAGACGGATCCTCGGTGACGGCGAGCTCGCCGAGCGTGCGGAGCGACTCTCCGCCCAGTACCTCGACGGCCGGGCCCGGCCCGCGTCCGTGCGCTGGGTGACGAACCAGAACACCCGCTGGGGTTCCTGCACCCCGGCCGAGGGCAGCATCCGGCTCTCCCACCGCCTCCAGGGCATGCCCGAGTACGTCGTGGACTATGTCCTCGTCCACGAACTGGCGCATCTGCTCGTCCCCGGGCACGGCCCCGGCTTCTGGCGGCTGCTGGAGGCGTATCCGCGCACCGAACGGGCCCGCGGCTATCTGGAGGGCGTCGTCGCCGCGCAACGCCTGCCCCGCGTGCACCCGGAGCCCCAGGACTGA
- a CDS encoding SDR family oxidoreductase — protein sequence MSSPDPQVRGARNRSTPTPGDRAAGRGPVIAVTGAATGIGELLARQLAGSDEVGRVVAIDERRGEVPGAQWHVLDVRDPAIAEKLRGADVVVHLALDLDLESDSTARTAYNVRGTQTVLTAAAAAGVRRVVLCTSAMVYGAQPDNDVPLSEDAELRATAEATGVGDLLEIEHLARRAPRAHPGLNVTVVRPAVLVGGTDTALTRYFESPRLLVVAGSRPTWQFCHVEDLVSALEYAALEKVDGELAVGCDGWLEQEEVEELTGIRRMELPSAIALGAAARLHRIGVTPSPAGDLAYTMHPWVVSIGRLHDAGWRPRWTNEEVLVALLEEVAGRHTVAGRRLGRKDAAAAGAAGATVALLGTAALVRRARKARRRI from the coding sequence GTGAGTTCCCCAGATCCGCAGGTTCGCGGAGCGCGAAACCGCTCAACCCCGACCCCCGGCGACCGAGCCGCGGGCCGCGGACCCGTTATCGCGGTCACCGGCGCCGCCACCGGCATCGGTGAGCTGCTCGCCCGGCAACTGGCCGGATCCGACGAGGTCGGGCGGGTCGTCGCGATCGACGAGCGCCGGGGCGAGGTCCCCGGGGCGCAGTGGCACGTCCTCGACGTCCGCGACCCGGCCATCGCCGAGAAGCTGCGCGGCGCGGACGTCGTCGTACACCTCGCGCTCGACCTCGACCTGGAGTCCGACTCCACGGCCCGGACCGCGTACAACGTCCGCGGCACCCAGACGGTCCTGACGGCGGCCGCGGCCGCCGGAGTGCGCCGGGTGGTGCTCTGCACCTCCGCCATGGTGTACGGGGCGCAGCCGGACAACGACGTTCCGCTGTCGGAGGACGCCGAACTGCGGGCCACCGCGGAGGCCACCGGCGTCGGCGATCTGCTGGAGATCGAACATCTGGCCCGCCGGGCGCCCCGCGCCCACCCCGGGCTGAATGTGACCGTGGTGCGCCCCGCCGTCCTGGTCGGCGGCACCGACACCGCCCTGACCCGCTACTTCGAGTCCCCCCGGCTGCTCGTCGTCGCCGGATCCCGCCCCACCTGGCAGTTCTGCCATGTCGAGGACCTGGTCAGCGCACTGGAGTACGCGGCCCTGGAGAAGGTCGACGGCGAACTGGCCGTCGGCTGCGACGGCTGGCTCGAACAGGAGGAGGTCGAAGAGCTGACCGGGATCCGGCGCATGGAACTGCCGTCCGCGATCGCCCTGGGGGCCGCCGCGCGGCTCCACCGGATCGGGGTCACACCCTCCCCGGCCGGGGACCTGGCGTACACCATGCACCCCTGGGTGGTCAGCATCGGCAGGCTCCACGACGCCGGATGGCGGCCCCGGTGGACCAACGAGGAGGTGCTCGTCGCGCTGCTGGAGGAGGTCGCGGGCCGCCATACGGTCGCCGGGCGCCGACTGGGCCGCAAGGACGCCGCCGCGGCCGGTGCGGCGGGCGCGACGGTCGCCCTGCTCGGTACGGCGGCCCTCGTCCGCCGCGCCCGCAAGGCCCGCCGCCGCATCTAG